The following proteins come from a genomic window of Miscanthus floridulus cultivar M001 chromosome 2, ASM1932011v1, whole genome shotgun sequence:
- the LOC136540086 gene encoding uncharacterized protein has product MESSAKKLSSLRITSLDDDDDETEVPHQPPPAGPSAAAADYDDDEDEEVDVTLGVLSKPKHPGLLLRHLFPSKAGGIPAWLDPVNLPSGKSCCCGFCGDPLQFVLQIYAPIDDNVAAFHRALFVFMCPSMACLLRDQHEQWKHKHGNPCRSVKVFRCQLPRTNAFYSAQPLKHDGSDKPLCPGAPVCHWCGTWKGDKICSSCKKARYCSEKHQALHWRSGHKNDCLQIISSSAASNSVVPAVGKVPARTSWSEFEIEIDYEGTFDSDSGDENNSKSLVMQRHGKPDVMMQSWMDQFEADADNKCWASFQERVSRAPKQVLRYCREPNAKPLWALSSGCLSNADIPSCSYCRGPLCYEFQVMPQLLYFFGVGNQPDSLDWATIAVYTCQGSCDQSVSYKEEFAWVQLYPTTTTRR; this is encoded by the exons GTCCCGCACCAGCCCCCTCCAGCAGGCCCCTCTGCCGCTGCAGCGGATTACGACGACGATGAGGATGAAGAAGTGGACGTGACGCTTGGTGTCCTTAGCAAACCGAAGCACCCaggcctcctcctccgccacttgTTCCCCAGCAAGGCCGGCGGCATCCCG GCGTGGCTGGACCCCGTGAACTTGCCGTCGGGGAAGTCCTGCTGCTGCGGTTTCTGTGGCGATCCTCTGCAGTTCGTCCTCCAG ATTTATGCACCAATTGATGATAATGTAGCAGCCTTCCACCGAGCGCTGTTCGTGTTCATGTGCCCATCCATGGCGTGCTTGCTTCgagatcaacatgaacaatggaaACACAAGCATGGGAATCCATGTAGAAG CGTGAAGGTTTTCCGGTGCCAACTGCCACGGACTAACGCCTTCTACTCAGCTCAGCCTCTAAAACATGATGGCTCTGACAAACCACTGTGTCCAGGAG CTCCTGTATGCCACTGGTGTGGTACCTGGAAAGGTGATAAAATATGTAGTAGCTGCAAGAAAGCAAGATACTGTTCTGAGAAACATCAG GCACTGCATTGGCGTAGTGGTCATAAAAATGATTGCCTTCAGATAATAAGTTCTTCTGCTGCTTCAAATTCAGTTGTGCCAGCTGTAGGAAAAG TTCCTGCTCGCACTTCTTGGTCAGAATTTGAAATAGAAATAGACTATGAAGGTACTTTTGATTCCGATAGTGGTGATGAAAATAACTCAAAGTCGTTGGTGATGCAAAGACATGGGAAACCTGATGTTATGATGCAGTCGTGGATGGATCAATTTGAG GCTGATGCTGACAACAAATGCTGGGCATCTTTTCAAGAGCGGGTCTCAAGAGCACCAAAACAAGTGTTGAG GTATTGTCGAGAACCAAATGCTAAACCTCTCTGGGCCTTATCTTCTGGGTGTCTGTCAAATGCTGATATCCCATCATGTAGCTACTGTAGAGGTCCATTATGCTATGAATTTCAG GTAATGCCACAGTTGCTTTATTTCTTTGGTGTGGGAAATCAACCAGACTCACTTGACTGGGCAACAATTGCTGTCTACACATGTCAAGGGTCATGTGACCAAAGTGTTAGCTACAAAGAGGAATTTGCTTGGGTTCAGTTGTACCCTACAACAACCACAAGGCGGTAA
- the LOC136533003 gene encoding probable xyloglucan 6-xylosyltransferase 1 has protein sequence MWAERVVGERRMRQIQRFARNAKLTVVCLLLTVVVLRGTVGAGRFGTPQQDLVELRQHFVSHPHRALAEHHDARSRASTTTTTSSSSSSGRRDDEPDPPPRSLRDPPYTLGPKISDWDEQRAAWHRRHPETPPFLNDIKPRVLLVTGSSPKPCENPVGDHYLLKSIKNKMDYCRVHGIEVFYNMALLDAEMAGFWAKLPLLRALLLAHPEVEFIWWMDSDAMFTDMAFELPWERYGPYNLIMHGWDEMVYEDKNWIGLNTGSFLLRNCQWSLDMLDTWAPMGPKGPVRIEAGKVLTKSLKDRPVFEADDQSAMVYILATQREKWGDKVYLENGYYLHGYWGILVDRYEEMLENYKPGLGDHRWPLVTHFVGCKPCGKFGDYPVERCLKNMDRAFNFGDNQILQMYGFTHKSLASRRVKRIRNETSNPLETKDELGLLHPAFKAVKTST, from the coding sequence ATGTGGGCGGAGCGGGTGGTCGGGGAGCGCCGGATGCGGCAGATCCAGCGCTTCGCGCGGAACGCCAAGCTCACCGTCGTCTGCCTCCTCCTCACCGTCGTCGTGCTCCGCGGCACCGTCGGCGCCGGCCGCTTCGGCACGCCGCAGCAGGACCTCGTCGAGCTCCGCCAGCACTTCGTCTCCCACCCGCACCGGGCGCTCGCCGAGCACCACGACGCCAGGTCTAgggcctccaccaccaccaccacgtcgtcgtcctcctcctccggccgCCGAGACGACGAGCCCGACCCGCCGCCGAGGTCGCTCAGGGACCCGCCCTACACGCTGGGCCCCAAGATCTCCGATTGGGACGAGCAGCGCGCAGCCTGGCACCGCCGCCACCCGGAGACGCCGCCCTTCCTCAACGACATCAAGCCGCGGGTGCTGCTCGTCACGGGGTCCTCGCCCAAGCCCTGCGAGAACCCCGTCGGGGACCACTACCTCCTCAAGTCCATCAAGAACAAGATGGATTACTGCCGCGTCCACGGCATCGAGGTCTTCTACAACATGGCGCTGCTCGACGCCGAGATGGCCGGCTTCTGGGCCAAACTCCCGCTCCTGCGGGCGCTGCTCCTCGCGCACCCGGAGGTAGAGTTCATCTGGTGGATGGACTCTGACGCCATGTTCACCGACATGGCATTCGAGCTCCCATGGGAGCGCTACGGGCCGTACAACCTGATCATGCACGGCTGGGACGAGATGGTCTACGAGGACAAGAATTGGATTGGGCTCAACACCGGCAGCTTCTTGCTGCGCAACTGCCAGTGGTCGCTTGACATGTTGGATACCTGGGCCCCAATGGGGCCAAAGGGTCCTGTCCGCATTGAGGCTGGCAAGGTGCTGACCAAGTCCTTGAAGGATCGGCCAGTATTCGAGGCCGATGATCAGTCGGCCATGGTGTACATCCTCGCAACGCAGCGCGAGAAATGGGGTGATAAGGTTTACCTTGAGAATGGGTACTACCTTCACGGCTACTGGGGGATCTTGGTTGACAGGTATGAGGAGATGCTTGAGAATTACAAGCCAGGGCTCGGCGACCACCGGTGGCCGCTTGTCACACACTTTGTCGGGTGCAAGCCATGTGGCAAATTTGGAGACTACCCTGTCGAGCGATGCCTCAAGAATATGGACCGTGCATTCAATTTTGGGGATAACCAGATCTTGCAGATGTATGGGTTCACACACAAGTCACTAGCAAGCAGGAGAGTGAAGAGGATCAGGAACGAGACCAGCAACCCGCTTGAGACAAAGGATGAGCTTGGGTTGCTTCATCCAGCATTCAAGGCTGTGAAGACTTCCACATGA